A segment of the Desulfofundulus kuznetsovii DSM 6115 genome:
TGCCGAAAATTTAGTAATAAAGACACCGGTCATCCACTCCCCAACACCGTGGGTTTTTATTAAATTTCCCAACGAAAACGCTGTTCCCAAAAGGATTAGAGTATCCCAGTCGACAGCATTTAAATCTCTTTTTTGGATAATTTCAACCCCCGGCAGGGCCAATAATATCACCCCTGTGAGGGCCACAATAACGGGATTAATTCCTGTCAAGGGCTCGGTAACCCAAAAAATAATCATCAGCAGGACAACCCCAGCAGCTATTTTCTCTTGGAAACTGAGCTTTTTGTTAAAATTAAGCTCATAACCGGATGCAATTTTCTCACTAGCCACTTCTTTCCCCCTAAATAAAAGGGGGAGCATGAGGGTACACAAGAAAATCATCAGCCAGGCCAGAGGGAGCATAAGCAATAACCACAAAAACCAGGTAATATTCCTGGTCATTAAATCACTTAACATCTCAGCCGCCATAATTGTGTTCACGCCACCCGTCATAAAGGCTAAGCTTGCCACTGAACTCGTTCCGCCAATCAGTAAAACTGTTGACCGGACAAACCATCCGTTTAGACTAAAGCCGTTTTGTAAAGACAGTTCCTTGATTACCGGCTCGATCAATCTCGTTCTCACTGCAGCCGAAGGAATCAAAAGAGGCATCAGTAAAGAAACCCCCATACAAAACAATCGCGAGAGCAGGATGCTGCGGCAAAACCTTGCCCAACGCATTACGAAATAATTTATTAACCCCTGGCGGGCAAAAGATATGCCAATTAAAGTCACACTTAAAAGAAAAAACAATTCCTGGCTGGCAAAACCTGAAAATACTTCCTCCATGCTATCAACTTTGCTCCCAGTGGCCATTAAAACCAGTACCAGCATCGATCCATAAATACCAGGTATCACCAGAGTGTTCCACATTATGACAGCCATGAGCAGTATTAAAAGAACGGCTTCCCTATCGGGTAATAGTTTTAGTGGGACTATAGACAGTCCCACTAAAATTACTAATAAAAGAGTTTTTTTCTTCATAATCCTTTAGCCCCAACTTCAAAGGTTTTTAATGATGGCTTTTTTGAGGAACGACGCGTAATAATTCAGTTAACGGTTCTATGTTTGGCATTTGCTCTATTTCTTTAACCAGTTGCTTAATCTTATTCCCTGTTTCTTCGCCCACTAGAGGGTTAACCAGAGTAGCAAATTTATCTTCCAGTTCCTCAAGGGTTAATGGGTTTTCCGGCTCTCCCTTGGGCAGTTCCAGACTGTTTTCAAAAATGCTGCCGTCATCCATTTCCAGCTTAACCCGGCAACCCCTGCCCATGTAACCATATGATTCTTCATCGGGTAACATTTTAATTCGCCTGGCAAGGTTGAGTATTTCCTGGTTGTCCCAGTTCACCTTGAAATCTTCCACGTTAAGATGCTTTTTACCAGTAACCATAGCCAGCGCCACGGAATAAGGGGTGCTGCCCTGAGCCGCATGAAGGGTTTCGGGTTCGTTAATATTTGACTGGCGTATGGCTAAAGGAGATGTCCAAATAGTAACAGATTTTACAGTAGCAGGCGAAATAGGCCCGGTAATCATTTCCGCCACCGCATCGATAGGCCCGTGCGCATAACGGCAGGCAGCATGTGGTTTAAAGCCTACCTCCATGATTTTAAGCGGCCCCCCGAAACCCATTGTGATTTGTTCCAGTTTAACCTCATCGCTATAAGCCCGGCAAAA
Coding sequences within it:
- a CDS encoding SLC13 family permease, with the translated sequence MKKKTLLLVILVGLSIVPLKLLPDREAVLLILLMAVIMWNTLVIPGIYGSMLVLVLMATGSKVDSMEEVFSGFASQELFFLLSVTLIGISFARQGLINYFVMRWARFCRSILLSRLFCMGVSLLMPLLIPSAAVRTRLIEPVIKELSLQNGFSLNGWFVRSTVLLIGGTSSVASLAFMTGGVNTIMAAEMLSDLMTRNITWFLWLLLMLPLAWLMIFLCTLMLPLLFRGKEVASEKIASGYELNFNKKLSFQEKIAAGVVLLMIIFWVTEPLTGINPVIVALTGVILLALPGVEIIQKRDLNAVDWDTLILLGTAFSLGNLIKTHGVGEWMTGVFITKFSAIGLSSPGLSFLSMLLLLCFVRVFFVSPVTFLTLSLPIVYPITGAMGLNPYYFGLVTTIIAAGISVLPAQSPSLLMLNNAYHFKFREFVSLSCISTVTTIIISILAYYIYWPLLFSIVSW